The nucleotide sequence TCAGTCTGGGGACTGCGCAAAGACCCCAAGGGTCTCCGAGACTCTGATCCAAGGTGCGACGCACTTCCGAAAGTGCGTCGCACCTTGGCTGGCGGCATAATGCCCAAACCTGTAGGGCGCCTTTCCATAGCCGCCGGACGCTATCCACGAATAACACGAATCCACACGAATGGAGAAGAGAATAGACCCCAGGGGGTCTCCGAGACCCTTGGGGTCTTCACGCTTGTGGGCCGCTCCACATCTGGCGAAGTCCGCTTCGCCGCATGGCGAACCGCGATGGGGCTCTTGACCCCACCTAACCTGCTGGGGTGAGGATGGGTGAGGTAAGTCCTGCTCGGCAACCCAATGGAGGATGGTTTGGGGCTGTTCTCTGCTTCAGGCCCTCTTTGCTTTCCTCGCGCAGGCGTGCGTACACGATCCATGCGTGTCTTGACAAATCGCCCTATGTAAGGTATGCTAGGGTACTGCCATCTCCGGAGGAAGCGCATGGACAACAAGGGGCTCCTGGATGCCGTACAGACGGCCATAGAAGCCGAGCGCGCCGCACGCCAATTCTACCTCTCCGCCGCCGAGAAGACTGCCAACCCCCAGGGCAAGGCTCTGTTGCTGGAACTGGCCGACTTTGAGGCCTATCACGAGCAGAAACTGGCGGACCTGGTCCGCTCCCTCGGCGCGGGCCAGTACATCGCGTACCAGGGCAAGGAGTTGGCCCGCCCCAAGCCCGAAGGCGGCAAGGCACCCCAGAAGGAAGCCAACCTGCGCCAGGTGGTGGATGTCCTCAACCTGGCCATGGACGCGGAGCAGAAGGCCCAGGAGCGCTACTCGCGGCTGGCCCAATCCACCGACGACCCCCTGGGCAAGGCCATGTTTGAACGTTTGGCTCAGGAAGAGGCCATGCACTACCGCATCCTGTCCGACGAGTTCTACACCCTGTCCAACAAGGGACTGTGGGTCTGGGCCGAGTAGCGGGTTGGGGGTGAACCTATCGGCTGCTCGCCGCATCTAACTAGCGTTGTGTATCCAGATGAGGGAGGAACAAACGATGGAAAAACCAACCCGGCAACGCCCGCTGATGTACGGCCTCAGCACCTGCGGCTGGTGCCGCAAGGCGCGCACCTGGCTGGAAGGACGCTTCGGCGAGGGCGGATTTGACCTCATCTACGTGGACCTTCTGCCCACTGAGGAGAAGATGCGGGTCATGGACGAATTGCGCAAGTACACCCCAAGCCCTGCCTTTCCGATGGTTCTGGCCGACAACGAGTGCATCATCGGCTACCGCGAGGACGAGTACAGGAGGGTTTTCGGCGCATGACGATAGATCCCGAGCGACTGCGCAAGATCTACGAGCAGTTGAAGGCCGACGCCGAGTCGGGCGGCTACCACCTGAACCCCGACGAGGCGTGGACGCTGGGCCTGGTTGAGGGTCTGTTGACCAACGAGGACCGCTATGGCTACTGGGCCTGTCCGTGCCGCCTGGCGTCGGGCAACAAGGAAGAGGACCTGGACATCATCTGCCCGTGTGACTATCGGGACGCAGACCTGAACGACTGGGGCGCGTGCTACTGCGCCCTGTACGTGTCCGAGGAGGTGCTGGAAGGCAAGCGCCCGCTGCAGTCGGTCCCCGAGCGTCGTCCCGCGCAGCGGCCCAAGGCCGGCTCCCGCCCGGAACCTGCGGGTGGGATTCGGCTGTGGCGCTGCCGCGTGTGCGGCTACCTGTGCGCCCGCGAGCACCCGCCGGGAGTGTGCCCCGTCTGCAAGGCCAAGCGCGAGCGATTTGAGCCATTCGTGCTGCCGGTGAGCGCGCTGCCCGGACCTTAGGCGGCGCGGGGCCGGGACCTGCGAGAGGGGCGTTCGGATCGCGAAAGACGCGAAAGACCGCGAACGGTCTTTCGCGTTCTTTTGTGTCTTGCGCCCCGAACTGTCGCGAACTCCATACAGCAGATACCGTTCTGCCCGGTGCCTGCACAGAGGTTGCTTCGCGGCTTTGTTTCTCGCGATGGCGGGCGCCAACGAACCTTGGAGCCGATCCCCCTCGCCATGGGCCGCGCAGATCTCCCGTCTTGTGTCAAGATGAATAAATTGTCATCGGGAGGGGTTTGCGTTTTCATCGTTTTTTCATCTTGGCGTGCTATGATGTCCGCGAGGGGAGAAAAGGGCTGAGGGAGGCCTTTTCGCAAGTGCACAGGGAGCCTGCGTGCCGCGTCGCCGTTGCCTTCCTGCCGAAGTCCCCGGTCGGTTTTTTCTGGCGTTCTGGCACGGGCCTTGCATGTGCGAAGGTGCCGCCGCAAGACCAGCCAGTCGCCGCGAGCGGAGGATGCGAAGATGAGCACGGAACCGGTTGCTGTGGACACGGCTACCCTGGAATCCAGCCTGAAGCAGGTGAAGGGGGTGTTCGCGTGTCGGGTTGTGATGGATGCCCCCGGCGAGATCGGCGAGATTCACGTGGTGGGTGCGCCCGACCGAAAACCCAAGCAGATTGTTCGGGACATAGAGTCGCTTCTGTTCGCCAGGTTTGGGCTTCGGGTGAACTACCGCAAGATCAGCCTGGCACAGATGCAGGAGGACAAAGCCTTCGCCGCGCTGGGGTCGCGGCCGCGACTCCTGGCGGCCGGAAGGGCAACAGAAGGCGACGCCGCGGTGGTGCAGGTGCGGCTGGCCGACAACGGCAGCGTTTTTGAGGGGGTTGCCCGCCATCCCAGAGACGACGAGAACGTGGGGCGGGCCGCGTGCTTGGCCACGCTGGACGCGCTGAACAAGATGGTGGGCAATAGCGGGCAGTTTACTTTAGACGCGCTGGAAGTGATGTCGGTGGCAAACCGCGAGATCGTGGTCGTCATCGTTACCTTCGCGTTCGCTGCCGGGGAGGAGCATCTCATCGGGACGAGTTTCTACCGGGGGGACATGGTGGAGTCGGCCGTGCGGGCGACGTTGGACAGCGTCAACCGGCGGCTTTCACTCATTCGGTCGCTCTAGGGTTCTGGCGCCGAGACGCCGAACCGGGCGCAACGGAGGAGATGGGAGGCGGCATCTGGCTGAAGAAGCCTGAAGCGGAGCGAAGGGGAATCGGAAGAGACCTCAGACAAACTTTTGGCCGAAAGGCCATACGAGCGAAAGGAGGAGATTCCCCATGAAGTGGAGAGTTCTCTACGCGTTGATGATCGTAGCCAGCATCGTAGCCGCCGCCGGCGCGACCGCCAAGTGGCACTAGCGTAAACTCACCATCGCCGCCTCCCATCTCTATCCGCTCAAAGTTGCGGAGTTTTGGGGCTTTGAATAGAATTCTGCCTGCCGGCTTCTCGGCGATGAGGAGCGCAGGCCGTTATCGTAGGGCCTGGGATCCGGGGCTTCGCGCCCGGAAGCCGCAGGCCGTTGGAGGGTGTTCTCGTGAGGGCGCTGCCCAGGCGGGCTCAAGTCTACATCATTTTTCTGGCGCTGGCCGCCCTGCTCGGGGTTCTCGGGATGCTTCCGACGCTTATG is from Chloroflexota bacterium and encodes:
- a CDS encoding ferritin family protein; the encoded protein is MDNKGLLDAVQTAIEAERAARQFYLSAAEKTANPQGKALLLELADFEAYHEQKLADLVRSLGAGQYIAYQGKELARPKPEGGKAPQKEANLRQVVDVLNLAMDAEQKAQERYSRLAQSTDDPLGKAMFERLAQEEAMHYRILSDEFYTLSNKGLWVWAE
- a CDS encoding glutaredoxin family protein codes for the protein MEKPTRQRPLMYGLSTCGWCRKARTWLEGRFGEGGFDLIYVDLLPTEEKMRVMDELRKYTPSPAFPMVLADNECIIGYREDEYRRVFGA
- a CDS encoding ferredoxin:glutaredoxin reductase, which encodes MTIDPERLRKIYEQLKADAESGGYHLNPDEAWTLGLVEGLLTNEDRYGYWACPCRLASGNKEEDLDIICPCDYRDADLNDWGACYCALYVSEEVLEGKRPLQSVPERRPAQRPKAGSRPEPAGGIRLWRCRVCGYLCAREHPPGVCPVCKAKRERFEPFVLPVSALPGP